A stretch of the Chanos chanos chromosome 1, fChaCha1.1, whole genome shotgun sequence genome encodes the following:
- the smc1b gene encoding structural maintenance of chromosomes protein 1B, whose product MGYLKQIDIKNFKSWRGNQIIGPFKRFNCIIGTNGSGKSNIMDALGFVMGERVSNLRVKHTRDLIHGAHIGKPVSGKASVTMRYCADNGEEINFCRSISGDSSDYRINGQQVTLAKYTAELEKIGIVVKARNCLVFQGTVESIAMMNTKDRTKMFERISNSLDLVNEYDSSLAALQRAKEDAQFCFNRKRAATAERKQLFRDKAEAMKYQALVDDLEKSKVQLNLFQLYHNQNGIETLLDSLRQKQEVVATKKSTLEIWEQAVKTHKKEHGRLNRELQQLEKEIRSQEQTLGQQRPQYIKAKVNVTHHQRKAEEARGALQKSEKQWVQKEQQVEELQREMEELEQAWRTFEREAEKQRARTGRDVTLGKAQLEHYEELKELARKKTAVLRQNAEKLHWELKADRGKLEFDQRKKNEVEAHLKQAQDQLDDLNRRAEKLEEYMNTCNVTLVEQQRQEESLVEELERGQKRMQEVNEELSEVLGELQSARMDSHESRRQQKRDEVLDSLKRLYPDVLGRLVDLCQPIHKKYQLAITKVFGHYMNAVVVASEKVARDCIQFLKEERAEPETFLPIDYLEVSPLNERLRGMWGAKMVVDVVQCSPSLPQVKKVLQFVCRNALVCETLKDAQHIAFDRTERLKTVALDGTMFSKSGEISGGSAHLRSKAQRWDDKTVRTLRERKEQLTAELRALMKLKRKEAELKQVSAHVKGVQTRMKYSSSEKDVIQRTSLPASQAEISRLESEQRNLESQIQIQTQNVEMKEKQLRQMEDQVRQIGDVVFSDFCVEIGVANIREYEQTQVREQQELDEKRLQFESQRLRLNTQLEYEQGQLEQQRKKIKQAMDTISKEEKLISNLKKEEEKLLEAVDATESKLGDLKNLLVEKKDLVKGASAEVEQKVKGLQETSRELVKLQKEVISVETVLEHKRLCRHNLLLACKIEAVPITLLSGSLDQISDVQLDSESPSISSLDIYEREDQMVIDYRGLEDELKVLMEEEEKEKQLGCLHEAVSSLEGLLQRSTAPNLKALEKMREVKESYQVVLEAFESSTKAAKKCHQEFEQVKAKRFRLFSQCFEHVSVVIDQIYKQLCRNSSAQAILSAENPDEPYLSGINYNCVAPGKRFMAMDNLSGGEKSVAALALVFAIHSFRPAPFFVLDEVDAALDNTNIGKVTSFIREQSRESFQVIAISLKEEFYSRADALFGVYSEFNQCMFSRVLSLDLTPYPLDNDQERETEM is encoded by the exons ATGGGGTACTTGAAGCAAATTGATATAAAAAATTTTAAGTCTTGGCGAGGAAACCAAATAATTGGCCCATTTAAACGATTCAATTGCATTATAGGGACAAATGGATCAG GAAAGTCGAACATAATGGATGCTTTGGGATTCGTAATGGGCGAGCGGGTGTCAAACCTCCGTGTGAAGCATACCAGGGACCTAATTCATGGAGCTCACATCGGTAAACCTGTCTCGGGCAAAGCCAGTGTCACCATGCGGTACTGCGCCGATAATGGCGAGGAAATCAATTTCTGCCGAAGCATTTCAG GGGACTCGTCGGACTATCGCATCAATGGTCAACAGGTCACTCTGGCTAAATACACAGCGGAGCTGGAAAAGATCGGCATCGTCGTTAAGGCTAGGAATTGTTTGGTGTTCCAG GGCACTGTGGAGTCTATCGCCATGATGAACACCAAGGACCGGACGAAAATGTTTGAGCGAATCAGTAACTCCCTCGATCTTGTCAATGAGTATGACTCCTCTCTGGCCGCCCTGCAGAGGGCAAAGGAGGACGCCCAGTTTTGCTTTAACCGGAAGCGAGCAGCCACTGCTGAGCGGAAGCAGCTTTTCAGGGATAAGGCAGAG GCAATGAAGTACCAGGCACTAGTCGATGATCTTGAGAAGAGCAAAGTCCAGCTGAATCTGTTTCAGCTCTATCACAATCAGAACGGTATTGAGACGCTGTTGGATTCGCTGAGGCAGAAACAGGAGGTTGTGGCGACCAAGAAGAGCACCCTGGAGATATGGGAGCAAGCAGTTAAGACGCACAAAAAGGAGCATGGACGTCTGAACCGCGAACTCCAGCAGCTAGAAAAGGAGATCCG gaGTCAGGAGCAGACCCTTGGCCAGCAGCGTCCCCAGTACATCAAGGCGAAAGTGAACGTGACGCATCACCAGCGCAAGGCAGAGGAGGCGCGGGGAGCACTGCAGAAGAGTGAGAAACAGTGGGTTCAGAAGGAGCAGCAGGTTGAGGAgctgcagagagaaatggaggagtTAGAACAAGCCTGGAGAACATTTGAACGggaagcagagaaacagagagcaaggaCAGGAAGGGATGTGACCCTGGGGAAGGCTCAG CTCGAGCACTATGAGGAGCTGAAGGAACTGGCCAGGAAAAAAACTGCTGTCCTCAGACAGAACGCTGAGAAACTACACTGGGAATTAAAGGCAGACAGGGGGAAGCTGGAATTTGACCAGAGGAAGAAAAACGAAGTTGAG GCACACCTGAAGCAGGCCCAGGACCAGCTGGATGACCTGAACAGACGGGCTGAGAAACTAGAGGAGTACATGAACACCTGCAA TGTGACGCTGGTGGAGCAGCAGAGGCAGGAGGAGAGTCTtgtggaggagctggagagaggaCAAAAGCGTATGCAGGAGGTGAACGAGGAGCTGTCTGAGGTGCTGGGTGAGCTCCAAAGCGCTCGTATGGACAGTCACGAGAGCCGACGACAGCAGAAACGAGACGAGGTGCTGGACAGCCTGAAGAGACTCTACCCTGACGTG TTGGGTCGCCTGGTCGACCTGTGTCAGCCCATCCATAAGAAGTACCAGCTGGCCATCACTAAGGTGTTTGGCCACTACATGAACGCCGTGGTGGTGGCGTCGGAGAAGGTGGCACGAGACTGCATCCAGTTTTTAAAGGAGGAGAGAGCTGAACCAGAGACCTTCCTGCCTATCGACTACCTGGAG gTGAGTCCTCTGAATGAGCGCCTGCGGGGAATGTGGGGAGCCAAAATGGTGGTGGACGTGGTGCAGtgttctccttctctgcccCAGGTGAAGAAAGTGCTTCAGTTTGTGTGCAGGAACGCCCTGGTCTGTGAGACCCTGAAGGACGCGCAACATATCGCCTTTGACCGCACAGAGCGTCTCAAG ACGGTGGCTCTTGATGGGACCATGTTCTCTAAGTCAGGGGAGATTTCGGGAGGGTCTGCACACCTCCGCAGTAAAGCCCAGCGCTGGGACGACAAGACCGTGAGAACACTGAGAGAGCGCAAGGAGCAGCTGACTGCAGAGTtacgt GCTCTGATGAAACTGAAGCGTAAAGAGGCAGAGCTGAAGCAGGTCAGTGCCCATGTGAAGGGGGTCCAGACACGGATGAAGTATTCCAGCTCTGAAAAGGATGTGATCCAGAGGACGAGCCTTCCGGCCAGTCAGGCG GAGATCTCCAGACTGGAGAGTGAGCAGAGAAACCTGGAGTCTCAGATTCAAATACAGACTCAAAATGTGgagatgaaggaaaaacaacTCAGACAGATGGAGGACCAAGTCAGACAG aTTGGGGACGTGGTGTTTTCAGACTTTTGTGTGGAGATTGGCGTGGCCAATATCCGTGAGTACGAGCAAACACAGGTCAGAGAGCAGCAAGAGCTTGATGAGAAACG CCTGCAGTTTGAGTCTCAGCGTCTGCGGCTGAACACACAGCTGGAGTACGAGCAGGGGCAGCTGGAGCAGCAgcgcaaaaaaataaaacaggccaTGGACACCATCAGCAAAGAGGAGAAACTCATCTCCAACCtgaaaaag gaggaggagaagcttCTAGAAGCCGTGGATGCGACCGAGTCCAAATTAGGAGATTTGAAGAACCTGCTGGTGGAGAAGAAGGACCTGGTCAAAGGCGCTTCGGCCGAGGTGGAGCAGAAAGTCAAAGGCCTGCAGGAGACTTCCAG GGAGTTGGTGAAACTGCAGAAGGAGGTGATCTCCGTGGAGACAGTGTTGGAGCATAAGAGGCTGTGCAGACACAACCTGCTGCTGGCGTGTAAGATTGAGGCCGTACCCATCACACTGCTCTCTGGGTCCTTAGACCAGATCAGTGACGTCCAG CTGGACTCTGAGTCGCCGAGCATTAGTTCACTGGACATCTATGAAAGAGAAGACCAGATGGTGATCGACTACAGAGGACTAGAGGACGAGCTGAAG gtgctgatggaggaggaggagaaggagaagcaGCTGGGGTGTCTGCATGAAGCTGTGTCTTCTCTGGAAGGGCTGCTCCAGCGCTCCACTGCTCCCAACCTCAAAGCTCTTGAGAAGATGAGGGAGGTGAAGGAGAGCTACCAAGTGGTGCTGGAGG CCTTTGAATCCAGTACAAAAGCAGCTAAAAAATGCCACCAGGAGTTTGAACAGGTGAAGGCCAAGCGTTTCCGTCTGTTTAGCCAGTGCTTTGAGCACGTGTCCGTGGTCATTGATCAGATCTACAAGCAGCTCTGTAGGAACAGCAGCGCCCAG gccATCCTCAGTGCTGAGAATCCGGATGAGCCGTACCTGTCTGGCATTAACTATAACTGTGTGGCCCCTGGTAAACGTTTTATGGCCATGGACAATCTGTCAGGGGGAGAGAAATCTGTCGCTGCCCTTGCTCTGGTCTTCGCCATCCACAG tttcCGTCCTGCTCCTTTCTTTGTGCTGGATGAGGTGGATGCAGCTCTGGACAACACAAACATCGGCAAG GTGACGAGTTTCATCAGAGAACAGTCTAGAGAATCCTTTCAGGTCATTGCCATCTCTCTTAAAGAGGAGTTTTACTCACGGGCTGATGCCCTGTTTGGAGTCTACTCTGAG TTTAACCAGTGCATGTTCAGCCGCGTCCTCTCTCTGGACCTCACCCCTTACCCCCTGGACAacgaccaagagagagagacggagatgtag